ATATTATTCGTATCGTGATCATGAATCTGTAAGTAAGTCATAGAGCCAGTTTCAAGGCTGATAACTAGGTATATAACGATATTTTGGTGTCTTCTTTGAGCTGTTCTATTAGTTAGATTTgaattaaaaatatatcaGCTAGTAATCAAGTCGACTCTAGCGCGCTTCCATACATTATGCAGATAGACTGGCTCTTCACCTTCTACGAGCGTCAACTTCCCGTCTTCAATATCCGGGCATTCTACGGTAATTTGTGCATAGGATCCCCTGTTGCCTGTTGCTCTAATAAATTTTCCAGGATTTATAACAACCACGTTCTGGACAACTCTTGCAAAGTGTTGTAGTTCACTAGGTATAATCATTATGTCAGGCGAGAACCCACCAACAAATTCTGTTAGTCCTAAGTAACTCACGTCTAAATCTGCGCCCGATATATGTTCATAaactctttcttctttactTTCTACACCACTGGTTTCCTTCTTGGCGGacactttttttggttttatCCTTGTACGAATACTGCCTGGAAATATGGGATAATATCTGCGTTGTTGTAAAATATGCTCGGAAACACGATCTAACCTATATCTTGATGAGGTAGTACCACCTTTAATGACTTCCTTTAGATCTTTGAATGTATCAACATTCGAGCAACCAAAGTATATCTcatttatttgaaaagaggaagGATTAGTCATGCATTTAAAGTTCTTTTTAGGTAGCTGTAAAGCTTTCCTAATTAAAGAGGCTTGTGGATACGCAGCGTGATTGGAAATTGCATCTCTTGTGGATGGTATCAGTACGATTTGAATATGTGGTGATATCGATTTTAGGATAGGCGTAAATAACTTCAGAAAAAGTTCGTCCAATGTTTTAGGCTGCGTCTTAAACTGGGGAAAATTTGGCAATTTACCACTGGCTATCAGAGGATGGGTGATATCTATGAATGGGCCAAACATTATCAAGACATGAGGTTTCACCTCATTGTTTATACGATCAATAAAATCTTGCAATAATTCCAGGGAGAGGTTACCATCGGCAAAGTATGGACCACATGTGACGATAACCTTTAAAGAAGAACCTTCCAAATTTGCTTGATACTCCTGCATTTCTTGTGATGTAGACACTGGTGAGTTTGGATAAGGTAGTGTTAATGTAGAGTTAACGGTGAAGTAATCCCCATTAGCATTTTTACCTTTGAGAGCCACAATTTGGCctaagaaaaatgaaagctCGTTGACCTGTGATAGGTCTAACCTCACTCTTCTTCCAACACCGCCCATTCTTGAGGTTTCTAACGAAAGCGATTCTGGGTTTAAAAACTTGTCGTAGGTCGGCGAATCCGGAACAATCCTTCCAACAGTATAAATTTCAGACTGGGATTGAATGGTTGGATCAGCGAAGTCATTTGGAGATAATTTATAgtgattttgaataatcTTAGTAAATGAATCAATTTGGTCATCGAGGACATCGGAGGCCTCCTGTAAGTTTTGTCTCATTGTCCTGaatttatactttttaGCATCATAGAATGGTTCAACTTTGACCTGATTGGATGATAGTTCTTTAGTTGAAACAAGACCTACGTTGGGATTACCAGATGatatttcaatattttcaggGTTAAGGGAATCCAGAATCTTACCAGCAGTATCATTCTGCCTCAATGCAGTTGGTGTGTTTGTTGTTGGAGTTTGGAACGTCGATGAGCCGGGAGTCTTAGCGTCAGAGCCTTTAGCATGTGACAATGGACCATTGTCAACCCCGGCATCTTCTGAAACGCCTGGCGTAAACTGTAATTTTAAAGAACTGTTTCCCCTTCCATTTGTTTCTACTTCAGAGCCTACATTGTACGTTTTCTTAGAATCACTGAGTGAAGAAGGACCGTGtaattttctctttttcaaagtcGGTGTTTTTGGAATATTAAGACCAAACAAGGGACTTGAATTTAAGCTTTTCTTAATCACCGGTTTTTTGGTGGATGCATTTATCTTGGAAGTGGATGAAGTCAAATTGGCACGTTTTTCCATTTGTAATTGCAGAAATTGTTTAAACTCATCTATATTTTTGGAAGTTAAATCTGTGTGAGTTT
The nucleotide sequence above comes from Saccharomyces paradoxus chromosome II, complete sequence. Encoded proteins:
- the POL12 gene encoding DNA-directed DNA polymerase alpha subunit POL12 (B subunit of DNA polymerase alpha-primase complex~similar to YBL035C), translated to MSGSIDVITHFGPEADKPEIVTALENLTKLHALTVEDLYIKWEQFSNQRRQTHTDLTSKNIDEFKQFLQLQMEKRANLTSSTSKINASTKKPVIKKSLNSSPLFGLNIPKTPTLKKRKLHGPSSLSDSKKTYNVGSEVETNGRGNSSLKLQFTPGVSEDAGVDNGPLSHAKGSDAKTPGSSTFQTPTTNTPTALRQNDTAGKILDSLNPENIEISSGNPNVGLVSTKELSSNQVKVEPFYDAKKYKFRTMRQNLQEASDVLDDQIDSFTKIIQNHYKLSPNDFADPTIQSQSEIYTVGRIVPDSPTYDKFLNPESLSLETSRMGGVGRRVRLDLSQVNELSFFLGQIVALKGKNANGDYFTVNSTLTLPYPNSPVSTSQEMQEYQANLEGSSLKVIVTCGPYFADGNLSLELLQDFIDRINNEVKPHVLIMFGPFIDITHPLIASGKLPNFPQFKTQPKTLDELFLKLFTPILKSISPHIQIVLIPSTRDAISNHAAYPQASLIRKALQLPKKNFKCMTNPSSFQINEIYFGCSNVDTFKDLKEVIKGGTTSSRYRLDRVSEHILQQRRYYPIFPGSIRTRIKPKKVSAKKETSGVESKEERVYEHISGADLDVSYLGLTEFVGGFSPDIMIIPSELQHFARVVQNVVVINPGKFIRATGNRGSYAQITVECPDIEDGKLTLVEGEEPVYLHNVWKRARVDLITS